The Thermosynechococcus sp. HN-54 DNA segment AATATCAATTGTGCTGATGAGTGCGGGTTCCTTATCGGCTAGGCGAATGTGGGCGGGAACAATGTCAAGATGCAGGTTGCCCCAAGCTCTTTGATAAACTACCTCTTCTAGGCCAACCCTTGGCTCTAGCAATAGGTCAGCAATATCCTTCTTGCCTTGCTCTTCTACATCTTTAAGGGGGTTAATGCCAACGCCAATAGTTAAGTTAGACTGTGGGTCAATATCAATCAAGAGAACTCGCTTGCCCATCGTGGCAAAGGCAGCACCAAGATTGAGGGTTAGCGTCGTTTTACCAACGCCACCCTTGTGATTGAAAATAGTAATGATCATGGGTGACTCCTTAGAAGCGGTTGAGGAGATAGAAAAACTCTTTGCAAGTGCCTTTTCAAAATAATGATAGACTTTGAGCCTTTGCTGGGTTAAGGCAGTCACTAGAGCAGCGGCTACGGAGCGGTGTAAAATTTTAGTCAGTTTCTGAATAGTTTGTTTATCGAGGATACCTGAAGCACATGTCACCTGCTGAAGTGGTTCTCTAAGGGGATTTTGATATAAAAGTTGGTATTCTCGGCCATTGGTAAGTAAGCCAAACACAGCCTGAGCTGCTTCCATGTAGTGCCTCAATTGCTGGCCACCTGTCAGTCGGGACTGCGCTGGGGTTTTGACCTCAATGATCAGATAGTTCAGGGGGCGATCGCCCGTCATCGCTAAGGTCACCAAAAAATCAGGGTAGCCGTTTCCAATCCGAGGTTTCGCCTGATACTCAGAAGACTGATAGCCCCACTGCTTGAGCAACGGTAGGATAATTTTGTGTTCCGTATTTGCTTCATTAGCCATGGGAAGCTGCTATGCAGGGAGCGCGCTTAGAAACACATTCAACAAAATTATCGTTGACAAAAATAAGCAATTCAATTTGTTAACAAATATTTGTAATATAATAAGCGCATGGTCATTCTCTCTTAAGCCAAGCGTGCTAGCCAGTCTGGCATTTCCCGCTCCAGTATATTTTTGGGGGTTTGAAGCATGACTTCTTCATACTCTGGACTTCTTCATACTCTGGATTGAATTGATAATTGCCTGCGATCAACCGCTGAGCATAGTTAAGGAAACGCTAAAGAAATCAGGGTCTTGGCAACTGCGGTCAATGTCTTGATCTAGTTCGTATTGCTGGATGATGTTATCGCAGCAGAGCAGCTTATTCCCATGTCCAAGTAGTGCCCCGACTATACCAGATTCGCCATTGTGCAGACTGAGGAATTCTTTGAAGCAGGGGGGCAGTGATAGGTCAATAGCAGACTCCACTCTGGCAATTTCAGCAGCACTAGCGGGTGGATTCAGTCCTTCTAGGACGTTTGGCGCATGGTTTCTCATCCAGTCAAGGCTGATCGCTAAGCGCTCATGAATGCTCATCAGTCATTCTCCCGTGATACTTTCTGGCAGCAGGCAGAGATATACCATTCTTGTCACTAGGCCTAGAGCAGTTGAAAGACACCTACCAAGAACTGACCCGTGCCGTTGCGAGTCAGGAGAGCTTTGTTCTGGCGTCTAGTTATGTGCCTATGGTATAGGCCAAGGGTGTTGCTTCCCTAGAGTCTCCGCTGGAGTAGTATCATGAAAGCAATTTCAAGCCCACTGGCGTCACCAAGTTAGGAGCATCAATCAATGGATGGCTTTTGGGAAAATGTCCTGCGCTACCAACGGTATTTTGTTACGGTTCTATTGGGCGTAGTGTGGAATGTCGTTGAGCCATTGGTGCCTCTTTTTAAGCGTCCGCTGAGCGCGATCGCCCTCCTTGGCTTCATCGTGGGGTTACTGACATTTGTGGCACTCACGTTACGCGCAATGTTGGGTTTGAGCGCTGCTTAGGGGGGCACGATGGCCTCTTCCCTGCCCATCAAGGCACAAATTGACCTGATTTTGCTGAGTCTCGAAGCCTTGGTTGATGTGGGTTCGGCAGAGGTACTGGCATTGGCAGAAGCCATGGGGTTTGAGGCCTATTTGCCCGATCGCGTGGGGTTATGGCGACTGCGGCAATCGAGTCCTCTGCGGCGGGGTCGCAATGGGCGACGTAAATTGGATGTGGATGAAGCCCGTGCCTTGGCCTTGATCTGCACCCGCTTAGCCCAGCAACACCAGCAAACCATCCGCACAGCCGTTGAACGCTGGCAACAGCAGACGAGTCAGGGTCGCCCCCCCCACTTAGATCCCGTTCTCGGGGATTATATTGACCGCTTCACCAGTTTGTATCAAGAGCGAATGGCCGACGACAGTAGCGATGGTAGTGAATTGGCACAACTGGCCTTAGATTTACTCGTGGATTTGCTCTTTTACAGTACACCCCAAGGGGCACGTCGCCTTTGGATCACCCTGCTAGAACGCACTACTCCTGCGCCCCCATCCCTATCGTTGGTGGAACCTGAACCAGTACCTGCACCAGCCCCTGAATTGCCCACCCTGTTTCCCCATTCCGATGTCTAATGAGTACCACCCTCAGCTACTCTCAACCCACCTGCCAACTGGATGTTGCTGCTGAATTTTTGCCCTTCAGTCAGAAGCTGCGCCGTGCGCCGGTGCGATCGCTCCACTTTAGGCTGGCCTTGGGGGAGAAATTGCGATTTGAGGGCAACGATCGCCAGCTCTATCAACTGAAAACCTTAGTCAACGAGTATATTGATGTTTTCCTCAGTCATCATCAGATACCCACGGAAGTTTCATCAGGGGGCTTTCGTCTGCGATCGCGATCGCCCTTGGAACATGAACTACACCTACCCGATCACTCGGTGATTCCGCTGCAACTGACGGAGTTGTCCGACTTAGTGACGGTTCTGGACGACTGGTCTGCGGCTATGGAACCGTTGCCGGAACTGGTAGATCGCGCCCAATCAGCCTTTGCCCACATTCCCATCTGGGCTAAAAGTGCTGCACTGGCCGTGGGGGTTGTTGCTGCTTTAACCGTCGTCAGCCAACGCTGGCTGCTCCCCCCGGCCGAGATGGTTATGACATCCTCTGAGCCTGCCCGTGAGCAGGCAAACTTGCCACCCCTCACTCTGCCATCCCCCTTGCCAGAATCGCCAGAAATACCCCAACTCGCTCCTCTGCCAAGTCCACCCCCAGCTCCCCCCGAAGCTTCTACCCTAGTGCCGCTCCCTACACCCCCAGAAATGCCCCCACCGGCAACACGACCAGCTCCGCCACCTCCAGCCGCTGCTGTCAAGCCCTTGCC contains these protein-coding regions:
- a CDS encoding DUF4335 domain-containing protein encodes the protein MSTTLSYSQPTCQLDVAAEFLPFSQKLRRAPVRSLHFRLALGEKLRFEGNDRQLYQLKTLVNEYIDVFLSHHQIPTEVSSGGFRLRSRSPLEHELHLPDHSVIPLQLTELSDLVTVLDDWSAAMEPLPELVDRAQSAFAHIPIWAKSAALAVGVVAALTVVSQRWLLPPAEMVMTSSEPAREQANLPPLTLPSPLPESPEIPQLAPLPSPPPAPPEASTLVPLPTPPEMPPPATRPAPPPPAAAVKPLPAPQPVTPPANLNPSSDQGDQENVIVQTPLERAPAGIASAPIAPPTETVPVPATTLREVKTYFQDRWRPPSSLDTSLEYRIVLNPDGTLAQALPLNGAAVRFIDRTPIPLQQSPLASPFGGDRPVLLRLVLMPSGSVQVFGEN
- a CDS encoding DUF751 family protein, which gives rise to MDGFWENVLRYQRYFVTVLLGVVWNVVEPLVPLFKRPLSAIALLGFIVGLLTFVALTLRAMLGLSAA
- a CDS encoding AAA family ATPase, translating into MANEANTEHKIILPLLKQWGYQSSEYQAKPRIGNGYPDFLVTLAMTGDRPLNYLIIEVKTPAQSRLTGGQQLRHYMEAAQAVFGLLTNGREYQLLYQNPLREPLQQVTCASGILDKQTIQKLTKILHRSVAAALVTALTQQRLKVYHYFEKALAKSFSISSTASKESPMIITIFNHKGGVGKTTLTLNLGAAFATMGKRVLLIDIDPQSNLTIGVGINPLKDVEEQGKKDIADLLLEPRVGLEEVVYQRAWGNLHLDIVPAHIRLADKEPALISTIDIDRVLQRKLKNHGYDIVLIDPPPAFGKVNAIALMASDGVLIPTQFAPYPIRAIEYVLARLEAMRDAMETPPRPLGIAVSMYDRRTSAANYEMKEKLSNILEKAANGRQTVQILPESTWIAHRVVMLRATESQQPIFSRKFYEELDRSDKESIDDLTTSFENLARYLSSQAS
- a CDS encoding DUF3038 domain-containing protein; the encoded protein is MASSLPIKAQIDLILLSLEALVDVGSAEVLALAEAMGFEAYLPDRVGLWRLRQSSPLRRGRNGRRKLDVDEARALALICTRLAQQHQQTIRTAVERWQQQTSQGRPPHLDPVLGDYIDRFTSLYQERMADDSSDGSELAQLALDLLVDLLFYSTPQGARRLWITLLERTTPAPPSLSLVEPEPVPAPAPELPTLFPHSDV
- a CDS encoding SMI1/KNR4 family protein, which translates into the protein MSIHERLAISLDWMRNHAPNVLEGLNPPASAAEIARVESAIDLSLPPCFKEFLSLHNGESGIVGALLGHGNKLLCCDNIIQQYELDQDIDRSCQDPDFFSVSLTMLSG